One stretch of Apis cerana isolate GH-2021 linkage group LG8, AcerK_1.0, whole genome shotgun sequence DNA includes these proteins:
- the LOC107995328 gene encoding alpha-glucosidase-like: protein MFRATITVPCLLLVASLVNCVDVNWYKNALVYQIYPRSFQDSNGDGIGDLNGITARIDHIADIGAQALWLSPIYKSPQVDFGYDISNFTDVDPDYGTLADFDRLVRRAKTLGLKVILDFVPNHSSHEHPWFKKSVQRIKPYDEYYVWRDARIVNGTRQPPNNWLSVFWGSAWEWNDVRQQYYLHQFAAGQPDLNYRSAALDQEMKNVLTFWMDRGVDGFRIDAINHMFEDKRLLDEPSANRTDLSKDDYESLVHVYTRDQNETYDVLRSWRNLMDEHSNRTNSDPRMILTEAYTEFNLTVKYYKSGSTVPFNFMFIMDLNNQSTASDFKQLIDRWVGNVPNGSVANWVSGNHDNHRVASRFGRQRADEILMLTLTLPGIGVVYNGDEIGMEDRPFTYAETVDPAGCNAGPAKYYLKSRDPERTPYQWDNSTSAGFSDRNKTWLPVNDNYRSLNLAAQKKEYYSHYVAFKSMSYLKKQPVIANGSLEVDVIDGKVLSVKRKLGNDTVIVMVNFSKNPVTINMSTLHPPADLVVYANNVIGSGLSHGNWIYPTSMTIPGSNSAIFTNYKLYWRYWQGVDWL from the coding sequence ATGTTTCGAGCAACGATAACAGTTCCTTGCCTCTTGCTCGTCGCGTCTCTAGTCAACTGCGTGGACGTGAACTGGTACAAAAATGCTCTCGTCTACCAAATCTATCCGAGGAGTTTCCAAGACAGCAACGGGGACGGTATAGGCGATTTGAACGGGATCACGGCCCGGATAGATCACATCGCTGACATAGGAGCCCAGGCTCTCTGGTTGTCGCCCATCTACAAGAGTCCCCAGGTCGATTTCGGTTACGACATCTCCAACTTCACGGACGTCGACCCGGATTACGGCACTTTGGCAGATTTCGACAGGCTCGTGAGAAGGGCGAAAACTCTCGGTTTGAAGGTGATCCTCGACTTCGTGCCCAATCACAGTTCCCACGAGCATCCGTGGTTCAAGAAGAGCGTTCAAAGGATCAAACCGTACGACGAGTACTACGTATGGCGCGACGCGAGGATCGTGAACGGGACCAGGCAACCGCCCAACAACTGGCTGAGCGTCTTCTGGGGCTCGGCGTGGGAATGGAACGACGTTCGACAGCAGTACTATCTGCACCAGTTCGCTGCTGGCCAGCCGGATCTGAATTACAGGAGCGCCGCGTTGGATCAGGAGATGAAGAACGTGCTGACGTTCTGGATGGACAGGGGAGTGGACGGTTTCCGGATCGACGCCATCAATCACATGTTCGAGGACAAGAGGCTGTTGGACGAGCCGAGCGCGAACAGGACCGACCTCTCCAAGGACGATTACGAAAGCTTGGTCCACGTGTACACGAGGGACCAAAACGAGACGTACGACGTGTTGAGAAGCTGGAGAAACCTTATGGACGAGCACTCGAATCGCACCAACTCCGACCCCAGGATGATCCTCACGGAAGCGTACACAGAGTTCAATTTGACGGTCAAGTATTACAAGTCCGGATCCACGGTCCCCTTCAACTTTATGTTCATCATGGACCTCAACAACCAGTCGACTGCCTCAGACTTCAAACAGCTGATCGACAGATGGGTGGGAAACGTGCCGAACGGGAGCGTTGCCAATTGGGTCTCGGGCAATCACGACAATCACCGCGTCGCCTCGAGATTCGGCAGGCAACGGGCTGACGAGATCCTAATGCTGACGTTGACTTTGCCCGGCATAGGGGTTGTTTACAATGGGGACGAGATCGGGATGGAGGACAGGCCGTTCACGTACGCGGAGACGGTAGACCCGGCCGGTTGCAACGCCGGCCCCGCCAAATATTACTTGAAATCCAGGGATCCCGAGAGGACGCCCTATCAATGGGACAACAGCACGAGCGCTGGATTCTCCGACAGAAACAAGACTTGGCTACCCGTCAACGACAATTACAGGTCTCTGAATCTTGCCGCTCAAAAGAAGGAATATTATTCCCATTACGTGGCGTTCAAGTCCATGTCGTATCTGAAGAAGCAGCCAGTGATCGCGAACGGGAGCTTGGAGGTGGACGTGATCGATGGAAAGGTTCTGAGCGTGAAACGGAAACTCGGAAACGACACCGTGATAGTTATGGTAAATTTCTCCAAAAATCCTGTCACTATCAACATGTCCACGCTACATCCACCTGCCGATCTCGTCGTCTACGCGAACAACGTCATCGGCTCCGGTCTTAGCCACGGTAACTGGATCTATCCGACCTCGATGACTATCCCCGGCTCTAACTCGGCTATATTCACCAATTACAAATTGTATTGGCGATATTGGCAAGGTGTAGATTGGTTGTAG